ATATTAAGGGGGCAGACCTACATAAAGCAAACCTGCAACAAGCAGACCTACAGGGAGCTAATCTATGTGAAGCAGACCTACGGGGAGCTGATTTGCGTAAGGCTAATTTAGATGGTGCTAAACTCTCTGGCTCAATCCTCTATGAGGCCAACTTGCAATCAACTAACTTAACTGAAGCTAACCTCTGTGGGGCAAACCTCAATCGCGCTTCGGTTTGTGAGGCAAATTTGCGTTCTGCCAATCTTACAGGAGCAAGTCTACGTGGAGCTAATCTACAGGGAGCTAACTTATATAAAGCCAATTTGCAATGGTCAAATTTAAAAGGTGCTAACTTACAAGAGGCAAAGCTGTTTTTAGCTAATTTGCAAGGAGCAAAGCTAGGTAAAGCCAATTTGCACCTTGCAGGTTTGATTGGAGCCAATTTGCAACAAGCAAACCTCAATGGAGCCAATTTGCAACAAGCAAACCTCAATGCAGCCAAACTACAACAGACAGAGGTGTTTTTTGCCAACTTTTCTGAAGCAAGCCTTAGAGAAGCTGACTTATGTGGAGCAAATTTGATGGGAACCAACCTGCAAATGGCAATTCTTCATGAAGCTAACCTTTGTGGAGCAAATCTTATGGGAGCCAATCTCAGTGCAACTAATCTAAGTGATGTCAAACTTGAAGGAGCAATCCTGACAGGTGTGAAAAACTTGGAACCGCATCAGATTACACTTGCTCTAGGCGATGATACAACTCGTTTGCCAGATCATGTGGAACTCCCAACACATTGGACACGAATTGGTTAACGTCGAGCAACTTGGAAGCTTAATCATCTATCACTAAATTTTTTGCATTTTATATGCAAACAGGGTGCTTCCCTCAATGAAATGATATCCTAGATAAAATTTTGAATGACTTACTTGGCTCAAGTCATTCGTGGTAACTCACCAACGTCATAAAACGAAATTGTAACTTTTCTGTTAAGAAAACTATTTAGTTAGGCTTTTATATTTAGACCTAGTAGAGCTTTTCACAAATTCCTAGCGTTTTGGTTTGTAGTAAGTGCTTTAGCACTAAACTCATTTGTTTTCTACTTGCTTATGTACGTATACATTTGCCATTGGCAATAATATTACATCGAACCCATGACAACACCCCAAAAATAATCCTCGAATGGTTCCTCATCCAGGTCAATATGATATTTTCTCGCCCAAGAGTAGACATCTAAGCTGATGCGTCCCCTTTCTTTGTCTAACCAATCACCCCCTTGAATCGAAATATTTCCAAGTAAGGTAATCCAGTGATTAGGGTAAGGTAAAAGGGGTTTGTTGCCAGTGCCTAGTAAACCTGCGGCGGTAATCAAAGCGAAAACCACACCACCAGAGGCAATAACTGCTGCAGCTTCATTCAAAACCTCGACTTCGCCGTATATGTAAGTTGGGATGTGCTTTACTTTACGGTAACCTAGTACTTCCTGTGTCCAGCCTTTCATCTCCCACGATTTGGTCATACCTGCCAAATTTCTTAGTATATCCGGACCATCTGCTTCAACAGAAAAAAGTAGGTTTTCTGAGTCCCGTAGTGTTGCCAAAATCATCCAATCGGCTTGACCCATTCGTAGTCTACCTCGGCTTTGACGCAACCTATACAATGCTTCAATGCGTCTGGTTTGCCCTTGAAAACTAGCAGTTTCAAACAAACTACGGCAAATTTGCACGTAGCGCAGCGGCTGTTTACGAATTAGCTCAAATAAAATCGATGCAGGACCGCAAAATGGTTGTTGACCTTGGTTGACTTGAAAGGGGTCATTCAGCCGTATTTTCATCTCCGCCAGCACTTGGTTTTTATCTAAACTTGACCAAACACTCTTGGCGTTCGATTTCTCAAAGTCTGCTAGTGCAGAAGCGACAGATGGATCTAATCTTGGGGAATTCATGTATTGAGTAGATGGGTAGACATAAAAGTAAGTGGTGGAGGTTACGAATTGCTTATAGTTGACAGTTGACATTTTACTGTTCACATTGAACTGTGAACTATAAGCTATTAGCCCTCTTGTATCATGTTCGGAAAATTACCCATAATAAAACTTTTGTGTAGTCAGTCTTTAGTCCTTGCCCTATTGGAAGAGGGGTAAAGCCGTCACTACAAATTTATTAAGGTTGTTTAACCAGACACAATATTACCCGCTATTTCTTTATACCCATCTACCTTGATTAATTACAGAATTTTTCCACGCAACGGACAAACATCTCCACACCCATTGGCAAGACGGTTTCATCAAAATCAAACCGGGGATGATGGTGGGGATACGCCAAACCTTTCTCAGGGTTAGCAGAACCGAGAAAGAAATAGCAACCAGGAACCTCTTGCAAGAAGTAAGACATATCCTCGCCGCCCATTGTTTGGCATTCAGGAACAACGCCCATAGGGGTTTCTATCACTTCTTGGGCAACTGATCGCACAAGTTCGGCTATGGTAGCATCATTGATGACTGGTGGGTAAAGTGACCAGTGTTGCAAGTCATAGTTAGCACCATGGCTCTGGCAAATGCCCGCAATAATTTGCTCAAGGCGCTGCTTAAAAAAGCCTTCATATGCTACATTAAAATACCTTACAGTGCCACTCATCCTAGCTGTATCTGCAATCACATTGTTCTTGCTTCCTGCATGGAGTTCGCCCACTGTCACCACTGCCGAATCAAGAGGATTGACGTTGCGAGCGACTATAGTTTGTAAGGCATTGACGATTTGGGCAGCAACTACGACTGAATCAACTGTTTGATGGGGCATAGCACCGTGTCCGCCTTTGCCCAAAATTGTGCATTTAAAGGTTTCTACAGCTGCCATCAATGCACCAGCGCGGACACCTAGTGTCCCCAAAGGCAGATTATTCCAAAGGTGCAAACCGATAATCGCGTCAACATCAGGGTTTTTCAACACCCCAGCTTCGATCATCGGTTTTGCGCCTCCTGGTCCTTCTTCTGCTGGCTGGAAGATAATTTTAACAGTGCCAGCAAAAGTATCCCGGTTCTGGTGGAGATAGTATGCTGTCCCTAGGGCGATCGCTGTATGTCCATCATGTCCGCAGGCGTGCATCACCCCATCGTGTTGCGAGCGATAGGACACCTCGTTGAGTTCTTGAATTGGCAAAGCATCCATATCCGCTCGAATCGCTAACACTTTTTGAGTGCTGAGGTTATTACCCCCAATGGTGGCTACAATGCCAGTTTGAGCAATGCCAGTTTGATGCTCGATACCCCATTCCTGCAACTTCTGCGAGACAAACTCGGCGGTTAGTTTTTCTTGGAAACCCAATTCTGGTTTTTGATGCAAGCGTCGCCGCCACTCCACAAGCTGTGGTTGCAGTGAGCGGATGGGGAGTCGCACGCGAGATAAATCAACAGAAGCGGGGTTTGGGAATGTAGAAACCATGTTTTACATTTTTTAATTTCAAATGACAGCTGAGTATTTTTATTTTTACGCTTTAAACTTTTGCCAAAGGTATTTTTAGTCTCACTCTTCACACCTTTTCAAGCATCTAGCAATCGTTCTAAATCTAAACTTGATGCGACTTGTGCCATTTTATCTAAATCAGTTGGGTTATCCAGATACGGTAAGCAACCTAAAACTGGAGTGTGAGTTAGTGATTGTATCAACTCTATTGGCGTCCACTCAGCAATTTCTGCATCTGTTCGAGGTTGAACGCAGTTGAGAATAATCCCTTTTAAATACACTCGTGATTGTTGTGCTAATGCCACATTAGCCACTGCTTGAGCTATTGCACCCAATCTGACTGGTACAACTAATACCGTGGGTAATCGCCATTCTCCCGCCAAGTCAGCCACTGTCAGTTCATCGGTTACTGGCGAACCTAATCCTCCTAAAGCTTCCACTAACAAAAAATCACGGCGCTGACGTAGATCTGTAAAAGTTCGCCACACTTTTGCTAAATCTATGGTTTTGTTTTCCCTTGCTGCGGCAATGGGAGGGGCTAGGGGTGCTTGAAAATATAAAGGTGTCAGTTCTTCAAGAGATTGGTCTAAGGAAAATAGCTTTTGATACCACTCGCAGTCGCCCTCTCCCGATTGCATCAGTTTCATAATTCCCCAGCTGCGGGAAGAAGAGTAATATTTCTGCCAGTAGGCTGCCAATGCTGTTGTTAAAACAGTTTTGCCAACCTCTGTATCAGTTCCTGAAATCAGTAGTGCGTTCAATAGCTTATCAGTCATTAGTCATTAGTCATTAGTAGGCCATAACTAATTTCTAACAGTTACTATCATAAATCGCTGACAATTCCATCTTATAGAAATTTAGCATAATTTTAATGCAAAAATTGCATCAAATTCTACAGTCTTGACGGCAAACCTGTTTCACCAGAAACATTGGGTGTTTCACTAGTAGGGGGGTTATTTTGTTGCTCTACAGGAGGAACTGTGGACGGCTGTTCTGTGGGTGTAGGTGTGGGAGAAATCTCTGTGGGTGTGGGTGTGGGAGAAATCTCTGTGGGTGTGGGTGAAGGTAAGATGTCTGTGGGTGTGGGTGTGGGAGAGATATCTGTGGGTGTGGGTGAAGGTAAGATGTCTGTGGGTGTGGGCGAAGGTGTCGGTGTAACTGGGTTTTCTAATCCAACATTAAGACTGTAATTACTTTGGGGAAGCCCTGGGACTGGACGTACCTGAATGGTATATTTACCAGTAAAAGGCAATGTTCCTTGATAGAATGAAAACAATGCAGCAGCATTGTCAATTGGTTCTTGATTAGGACCCAAAACTGATACCAAAACACTGCCTTCTTGAGCAAGCAATACAGTTAACTGTTGCCCTTCTTCACCAGAAAAGGTATACTGAACTGTTTGATTCGCTTTGATAGTACTCTCAACGTTAGCAGTGTTAGACGTTCCAAAATTTAGGCGCTGACTGTATACAACAGGTTCATTATTGGTAGCTGTAGATGTAGGTGTAGATGTAGGTGTTAACGGAGTTCCACCAGGAATAACAGGTGACGGGAAAGTTTGTGGAGCTGTTGCTGTTTCTGGTGTTGCTTGTGAGCGCGTGCGGATCGATCTTACCAGCGCCCAAGAACCGACGCCTGCTACAATAATAACAACAATGGTAATTGCTCCGACTGCCAAAGGATTATCTAAAACTGAACGGTTTCCCTGTTGTGGAATGACTGGGTTGGGTTTATTGGGGGCAGATGGTTGTACCCCCTCAGGGCGGCGACCAACGGCAACTGTTTGTACATTGGACACATTAGGGGTTGGAACTTTCGGTTGTTGCGGTCTTTGTAAGACTTGTAATACATCAGAAGCATTTTGGTAGCGATCGCGCACTTTTTGACTTAACATGCGATTCAGCACAGAGGCAAATTGTGGATTGACCGTTACCAAGCGTTGCCAATTCCACGCCAGTTGATGTTCATCAAATAAATCTTGAGGTTCTTTCCCAGTCAGCAAGACGATTGCTGTGACAGCTAATGCATACAAGTCACTGCTTGGATATGCTCGACCTGTCTGGATTTGCTCACTTGGGGCATAACCATATTTTCCTACAGTGGTTGCAGGCGTTGTGTTATCTGAATTCAATTTCGTTGCCAGTTCTTTGACCACCCCAAAGTCGATTAAGACTGGTAGGCTATCTGTGTCTCGCAGAATCATATTATCCGGTGCAATATCCCGGTGAATAATTCCTCGACTATGAATATGCTCCAAAACTGGTAATAAGGAGCACATAAGTTGCAACACTTCTTGTTCTGTAAACGCACCACCAGTGGCTTTGCGCTCATCAAGTAAAGTCCGATAAGTTTTTCCTATAACATAGTCTTGCACTAAAAACAAGCGCTGGTCTTGTTCAAATCTCTCCCGAAATTGAGGCACTTGTGGGTGTTGAATTTGATACAAAATTGCTGCTTCTCGCTGAAAAAGTTCTTTTGCCTTCTCCCAAGCGTAACCCCCCGTTGCTGTTGGAATTAATTCCTTGATTGCACAAAGTTCGTTAAAACGTCTGTGATCTTCCGCCAGATAGGTTCTGCCAAATCCCCCCTGACCCAGAATTTGAGTGACCCGGTAGCGGTTTTGCAAGATAGTGCCAGATGTAATCGGTGGTTGCATCATAGATGAATTGAGTGTGTTAGCAAGACTAGGACGACTTCACTATGATACGGATAGTTTCCAGACACACAGCAGATAGGCTCTCTTTTGACAGCCGTCACCCTTCGGGTATGTCCTCTGCCTATGGCTTGCGCCACGGCTAACGCCGAACGGCACGCCTGCGGCGTTAGCGTAAGCGCCTCCCAAATGAGGCACGTCTTGCATTTTGAATACTGAATTCTGAAGATTGAATTCTTCTTCAAAAAATCTAGAAATCCATTAACAATTTCTCAGTTTGCAGTCAGAACTAGTATCATTGAATATTCAGCTGCCCTTGTTGGAAATGATTTTGAGTATTTATACTTCGTCATCATTAAATTCAACAGTAACTTAAGCTGTGACCAAGAAAGAATCATCCGTCAGAATATGCCCTCCGGGCAGGCTGCGCGTTAACGCAGTTCCGACCTAGGAGGCAAAGAACTCAGAATGTTAAACGCGTTTTCTGCGTGGCTTTATTAAGAGTTCTGGTTCTGTGAGAACTGGTTCCAAGCAAGCGAATTGATTCGTGGAAAAAAAGAAGTTTTCCTCGTTCAAATCAAGCGGATTCCATCCGTGGGGATATTCTGATTACTGAGTTCTGTGTTCTGTGTTCTTCTTAAAGCAATACATTCGGTGGTTAAAGGGGAGATTCTGCCAAGCATACATCCAATTGAGTTAGATTTTTTCAACTCTATCTAAAAAATCTAAATGATGGATATGGTTTACAGACTTAATGTCAGTTAAGCTATCAATTGTTTGTATCTGCAAGGGCTGGAGAATAACCAGAATGTAGTTTTATGGAGGTATATTTAAAGTTTTTATCAAAGCTTCAAAAAAGCTCACAGATATTTTTTCAGACTATTTTAGGTTAAAACTGTCAAATCTCTGATGTTAAGATTGCCATGAATGCACATCGAGGATCTGCTGTGCTCAGTTCTGCAACTTTAAAAGTGCAGCCGACTACAACAGGAATATCTGAAAATAACCGCCTGCGGCTGTTCTCTGGCTCTGCCAATGTACCACTATCCCAAGAAGTCGCTCGTTACCTGGGCATGGATTTGGGACCAATGATTCGCAAACGATTTGCGGATGGAGAACTATATATTCAAATCCAAGAATCAATCCGGGGCTGTGATGTTTATTTAATCCAGCCCTGTTGTCGTCCGGTGAATGACCATTTGATGGAATTGCTGATTATGATCGATGCCTGTCGGCGTGCTTCTGCACGGCAGGTGACAGCAGTCCTTCCCTATTATGGTTATGCTCGAGCGGATCGCAAAACCGCAGGAAGAGAGTCAATAACTGCCAAGCTGGTTGCAAATCTCCTTACAGAAGCAGGTGCCAACCGTATTCTCGCAATGGATTTGCACTCTTCTCAGATTCAAGGCTATTTCGATCTACCGTTAGATCACGTTTACGGTTCTCCAGTTTTGCTCGATTATCTAGCAAGCAAACAACTGCCTGACCTGGTCGTGGTTTCCCCAGATGTCGGCGGTGTTGCACGAGCTAGGGCATTTGCGAAAAAGCTCAATGATGCGCCACTGGCAATTATAGATAAACGCCGTCAGGCTCACAACGTTGCCGAAGTTTTAAATGTCATCGGCGATGTCAAAGACAAAACGGCAGTGCTGGTAGATGACATGATAGACACGGCTGGAACCATCACTGCGGGAGCAAAACTCTTGCGTGACGAAGGCGCGCGTCAGGTTTATGCCTGTGCGACTCACGCGGTGTTTTCTCCACCGGCAATTGAGCGATTATCAAGTGGGGTGTTTGAGGAAGTGATTGTCACAAATACAATTCCCATCGCAGAAAGTGAGCGCTTTCCACAGTTAGTGGTGCTGTCAGTGGCTAATCTGCTTGGGGAAACCATCTGGCGGATTCACGAAGATAGCTCTGTCAGTAGTATGTTCCGCTAGCGAAGGCAAAACAGTGATCACAATTACAATTGTGCATCAAGTGTGAAGGCTGAAGGATGAAATTTTTCAAACTTCATCCTTCATTTTTTAAGGTGTGGCATTCGTGAGGAAGGGGGACTGACTAATAACTAATCACTAAAATTAAACTATCCATCCAGTTTTGCTATGGCATTGTCATGAACAGCAAAAAAACAATGGTGCAATCTTTCTATACTGTCACCGATGAAGAACTTATGCTGATGAGTTCGCAAAACCCAGAACTGCGATTTGAACGTAATGCTGATGGAACGTTAGAAACTATGCCACCAACAGGGGGAATTTCTGGTAATCGAGAAGCAAAAGCAGTTGCTTATCTCCTGACTTGGGTAGAAAGTCAGGATTTAGGTGAAGTTTTCAGTCCAAGCACAGGTTTTAGATTACCAAATACTGCGGTGCGATCGCCTGATGCAGCTTTTGTGGCTAAAGGACGTTTACCTAAAGGTTGGGATCAGCAAGAAGACAGGTTTATCAACTTAGCACCCGACTTTGTGATTGAGATTCGTTCTAAAAACGATAGCTTGGAAAAACTCAAGGCAAAGATGGAAGAATATATAACCAATGGTGTCAAGTTGGCATGGTTAATCGACCGTCAAAATCAGCAAGCTTTGGTTTATCGTAGCGATGCTTCAATAACCCAGTATCCAGCTACGGCAATTTTAAGTGGTGAAGATGTTATCCCAGGGTTTACTTTACCGTTGAAAAGGATATTGTAGAGGCAAGATGGCTTTACACGTAATTTTTGTAAGCTTTGGGGGGTTGCTAGGTGTTTGCCAAAGAAGTTGGTAAGTTGGCTTTGGCTGTCAAACTCAACACCGTAGCTAATGTCAGCAATGGTGAAGTTCGAGCCGTCGCTCAACTATAGCGCTTCTCACTTGAATGAAGTACAAATTTATCTGTGTGCATCTGTGTGCATCTGTGGTTCATTATTTCTTTGTGTACCTTACCCAATTGCAAACCGCTATAGAAAATTTGGGTGAGGCGCTGTTGAATTTCTCCTCAAATGCGATTTCATCACTTGGTTGCAGTCTCTTCGAGCATGAGCTTGAAACCCAAGCTTTAGCGAATCGGTACAAACCCAGCGAGATCTACTAATTTTTGCCCCTCATTACTCAAAAGCATATTGGCATAAGCAACCCCAGCCTGTTCGTCGAGTTTACCATCCCGTTTAATGATGACAAACAGCCGTCTAGTAATTGGGTAAGAGTCATCTGCAAAAGCAGTTTCATTAATAGCTGTGCAAGCGTGATCAGCACAGGGAGACACAAAAACTGAATTAGCTTCCTTTGCCAAAGGGAGAACACGAATCGTCTTTTGATTAACTAATTGTGAAGCTGTAGCATAACCGATACCACCAGGTGTTGTCGCAACCTTTTTGAGAGAGTCGGTAGTGTCTCGTACTTGCTGCACAGATGCTCCAAATGGTTTTTCTTCCAAAACTTTTTCATATAAGAAATCCACTGTACCACCATACTTCAGGTTACGGCTGAAAGGAGCGATAGGGACATCGGAACCACCCACTTCCTTCCAGTTCGTAATTTTTCCAGTGAATATATCCCGCGCC
The sequence above is a segment of the Mastigocladopsis repens PCC 10914 genome. Coding sequences within it:
- a CDS encoding ribose-phosphate pyrophosphokinase, which produces MNAHRGSAVLSSATLKVQPTTTGISENNRLRLFSGSANVPLSQEVARYLGMDLGPMIRKRFADGELYIQIQESIRGCDVYLIQPCCRPVNDHLMELLIMIDACRRASARQVTAVLPYYGYARADRKTAGRESITAKLVANLLTEAGANRILAMDLHSSQIQGYFDLPLDHVYGSPVLLDYLASKQLPDLVVVSPDVGGVARARAFAKKLNDAPLAIIDKRRQAHNVAEVLNVIGDVKDKTAVLVDDMIDTAGTITAGAKLLRDEGARQVYACATHAVFSPPAIERLSSGVFEEVIVTNTIPIAESERFPQLVVLSVANLLGETIWRIHEDSSVSSMFR
- a CDS encoding serine/threonine-protein kinase, whose translation is MQPPITSGTILQNRYRVTQILGQGGFGRTYLAEDHRRFNELCAIKELIPTATGGYAWEKAKELFQREAAILYQIQHPQVPQFRERFEQDQRLFLVQDYVIGKTYRTLLDERKATGGAFTEQEVLQLMCSLLPVLEHIHSRGIIHRDIAPDNMILRDTDSLPVLIDFGVVKELATKLNSDNTTPATTVGKYGYAPSEQIQTGRAYPSSDLYALAVTAIVLLTGKEPQDLFDEHQLAWNWQRLVTVNPQFASVLNRMLSQKVRDRYQNASDVLQVLQRPQQPKVPTPNVSNVQTVAVGRRPEGVQPSAPNKPNPVIPQQGNRSVLDNPLAVGAITIVVIIVAGVGSWALVRSIRTRSQATPETATAPQTFPSPVIPGGTPLTPTSTPTSTATNNEPVVYSQRLNFGTSNTANVESTIKANQTVQYTFSGEEGQQLTVLLAQEGSVLVSVLGPNQEPIDNAAALFSFYQGTLPFTGKYTIQVRPVPGLPQSNYSLNVGLENPVTPTPSPTPTDILPSPTPTDISPTPTPTDILPSPTPTEISPTPTPTEISPTPTPTEQPSTVPPVEQQNNPPTSETPNVSGETGLPSRL
- the bioD gene encoding dethiobiotin synthase, whose amino-acid sequence is MNALLISGTDTEVGKTVLTTALAAYWQKYYSSSRSWGIMKLMQSGEGDCEWYQKLFSLDQSLEELTPLYFQAPLAPPIAAARENKTIDLAKVWRTFTDLRQRRDFLLVEALGGLGSPVTDELTVADLAGEWRLPTVLVVPVRLGAIAQAVANVALAQQSRVYLKGIILNCVQPRTDAEIAEWTPIELIQSLTHTPVLGCLPYLDNPTDLDKMAQVASSLDLERLLDA
- a CDS encoding Uma2 family endonuclease, which encodes MNSKKTMVQSFYTVTDEELMLMSSQNPELRFERNADGTLETMPPTGGISGNREAKAVAYLLTWVESQDLGEVFSPSTGFRLPNTAVRSPDAAFVAKGRLPKGWDQQEDRFINLAPDFVIEIRSKNDSLEKLKAKMEEYITNGVKLAWLIDRQNQQALVYRSDASITQYPATAILSGEDVIPGFTLPLKRIL
- a CDS encoding pentapeptide repeat-containing protein, which gives rise to MSARKTDVLRNGLIVITAMFTLSPTVMFLTFSQMEGLSNQQKIENRTQALSTTATLFLGLAVMINAYVAAKQVEASQKSAMARSARLLAIAAEKSNEIETKNTQLAEERLIAERFMTAITQLGHESVATRTGAIYALERVAQDCPKEYWTIMEILTAFVRENPASKLQEEEIGETPTVIRTDIQAALSVIARRNPEKDQPNQKINLRYADIKGADLHKANLQQADLQGANLCEADLRGADLRKANLDGAKLSGSILYEANLQSTNLTEANLCGANLNRASVCEANLRSANLTGASLRGANLQGANLYKANLQWSNLKGANLQEAKLFLANLQGAKLGKANLHLAGLIGANLQQANLNGANLQQANLNAAKLQQTEVFFANFSEASLREADLCGANLMGTNLQMAILHEANLCGANLMGANLSATNLSDVKLEGAILTGVKNLEPHQITLALGDDTTRLPDHVELPTHWTRIG
- a CDS encoding M20 family metallopeptidase; translated protein: MVSTFPNPASVDLSRVRLPIRSLQPQLVEWRRRLHQKPELGFQEKLTAEFVSQKLQEWGIEHQTGIAQTGIVATIGGNNLSTQKVLAIRADMDALPIQELNEVSYRSQHDGVMHACGHDGHTAIALGTAYYLHQNRDTFAGTVKIIFQPAEEGPGGAKPMIEAGVLKNPDVDAIIGLHLWNNLPLGTLGVRAGALMAAVETFKCTILGKGGHGAMPHQTVDSVVVAAQIVNALQTIVARNVNPLDSAVVTVGELHAGSKNNVIADTARMSGTVRYFNVAYEGFFKQRLEQIIAGICQSHGANYDLQHWSLYPPVINDATIAELVRSVAQEVIETPMGVVPECQTMGGEDMSYFLQEVPGCYFFLGSANPEKGLAYPHHHPRFDFDETVLPMGVEMFVRCVEKFCN